The region TCCGCCCGCTCGCCGCGCGCTCCCGCGACCTGCTCGGGAGAATTCTCTGGGAAACCGGGGACCGGGAGGGCGCGGCGTTCGAGTTCGTCCGCGCGGCCGACCAGATGAAGGAGATCATCGCGACGCTCTCCGAGGACGACCTGCGCTCGTTCGTGCACCATCCCGAGTGGAAGGCGGCGATCGGAAACCTGCTCGACGCGCTGATGCGGCTTGGACGGAGGGACGAGGCCCTGGGGTATCTGGTTCCGCTCGGCGTGGGGAGCTGCGAGATCGGCGTCGCCCAGTCAGCGCCCGCGGGGCCGGATGCCCGTTGGGACGAGACGCGCGTGGACGCCGGCGTCGCGGGCGGCGTGCCGGAAGGGACGGACTCGTGAGCGCATCCCCTGCGGGCAAGGCCTCGCGAGCCTGCGCTCGAGGGACGGCTCTGGCGCTGCTGGCGCTCCTGGCCCTCCTGGGATCGGGATGCTCGGGAAAGGACGCTTCGGTTCCGGCGGCCTCGGCCGGAGGGGCAGGCGCGGCGGGCGCCCGGTCCGCCGGTTCGGTCGCGAAGGTGCACGTGGCGCCCGCGCGTCCCGCGCAGGGGAACGAGACCTCGTTCCAGACGTTCCTCGAGGCCGAGCGCGAGGCCGAGCTGGTCGCCGAGACCGACGGAGAGATCGTCGCTCTTCGCGTGCGCGAGGGCCAGCGCGTCCGGGAGGGGGACACGCTCCTCGTGATCGACGACCGGGACGAGAGGCTCGCGCTCCGCCGCGACCAGGCCGAGCTCGCCTGGTCCCGTTCCCAGGTGGAGCGGACGCAGCGCCTCAGCAAGGACGGGCACGTGAGCGTGACGGAGGTCGAGCAGGCGAAGCTCCAGCTCGACAAGGCGGAGGCCGCGGTCGGCATCTCCCAGGTCGCGCTCTCGCGGTGCGCCGTCCGCGCCCCGATCGCGGGCCTCGTGTGGATGGTGCGCGCCGAGCCGCACCATCGAGTCTCGGTGGGACAGCCCCTCCTGCGCGTCACGAACCCGGATCGTCTCCGCGCGTCGGCCTATCTGCCGGCCTCGATGCGCGGACGCGTTCGCGCGGGCTCGCGGGTGCGCCTCGAGCCCGCGCGGGGAGGCGAGGCGATCGAGGCGGAGGTGAGCCGCGTCGATCCTCTGACCGATCCCGCGAGCGGCACCTTCAAGGCGGTGGCGCGCTTCCGGCGGCTCCCGTCCCATCCGGAGGCGGGCTCCGAGGTGCGGTTCGTCGTGCCCGGCCCGGCCGACGAGGCCGCCCTGCTCCTCCCGATGAACACCATCCTCCTCGCCGACGGGGATTCCACCTGGGTCTGGCGGTGCGACGGCGACCGCGTCCGGCGATCGCCCGTCCTCCTCGGTCCGACGCGAAGGGACGGATTCGAGATCGTGTCCGGACTCCCGAGCGGCGCGCGCGTCGTGACGGGGAGCGATCGACCGCTCCGGGACGGCGCCGTCGTGGAGGTCGTGGACGCGCGGTGAAGGGGCACCCGAAGCTTCGAGACGGGCTCGTGATTCGCAAGGTGGCCGAAGGAGACGACGTCGCCTATACGGTCTGCGACGCCGCCCGGAACCAGTACTTCCGCATCGACCCCTACACGCGCCTCGTCGCGGCGCATCTCGACGGCCGCCGGTCCCTCGCCGAGGTCTCCCGGCTCTGCCAGGACGAGATGCCGCACAACGATCTGTCGCTCCCCGTCGTGGAGGAGGCGGTCCACGATCTCGACGCGATCGGCCTCCTCGAGGATCCGTACCGGAAGAACCTGCTGCTCCTCGAGCGGGCCAAGGCGAGCCGTCCCCGTCTCATGGATTTCTTCCACAACATGCTCAACTGGCAGGTGGGAATCTGGGATCCGGATCCGTTCCTGAACCGGACCGTCGACCGCGTGCGGTGGCTCTTCCATCCGGCGCTCGCGCTCGCCGTGACGGCGGGGCTCCTCTGGAGCCTGTGGCTCGTGTTCGTGAACCGCCATCGGGTGAGCTTCGACCCCACGCACCTCCTCGGGATCGGAGACGGCGGGAGCGCGCTCGGGGGCATCCTGATGCTCCTCCTCATCCTCACGGTCGTGGGAGCGGTGCACGAGTTCGGGCACGCGTACGCGTGCAAACACTTCGGCGGGCCCGTGCACCGGATGGGGTTCATGCTGATGTACTTCGGCCCCTGCTTCTTCGTCGACGTGTCGCATTCGATGCTCTTCGAGAACCGCTGGCACCGGATCTGGGTCGCCATGGGCGGGATCTACTTCGAGTCGTTCATCACGATCATCGCGGCGGTGCTCTGGGCCGTCACCCCGCCCGAGCTCTACCTCAACGATCTCTCCTACCGCGTGATGATGATGGGGCTCGTCATGGGGGTGCTCCTGAACCTGAATCCGCTCCTCAAGTTCGACGGGTACTACGTGCTGAGCGATCTCCTCCAGATCAGCCAGCTCCGCGAGCAGGCGCTCCCGTACGTCCGCAATGTCGTGAAGGGATGGTTCCGGCGGGACGCGGCTCCCACGGAGCGCGTGGTCGGGATTCGCCGCCGGCGCGCGTATCTGATCTACGGTCTCCTGACCTTCGCGTACTCGTACGTCGTGATCGTGTGCTTCTTCGAGTGGCTCCGCGTGACGCTGGTCGGCGCGTGGGCCGAGACCGGGTTCTTCCTCACCGCGTGCATGGTCGCGCTCTTCGTCCGGAAGCCCGTGACGAACGGAGTCATGAAGGCCGCCGAGGCGGCGCGCCGTCCGACGCCACGATTCCTTCCCTGGGCGATCGGGATCGCGGCGATCCTCGTCCTCGCGCTCTTCGTCCGCACGCCGGCCCATGTGAGCGCCGAGGCGCGCTACACGAGCTCCGAGCGGGAGGCGATCCGCGCCGAGGAGCCCGGGCGCGTGGCCGCGGTTCTGGTACGGGAAGGAGATCGCGTCTTCCCGCTCCAGGCGGTGGCCGTGCTCGAGAACGACAGCGTGGTCGCCGCGTGGCAGGGCGCGCTCGTCCGCTCGCGGGAGAGCGCGATGGCGCTCGGGCAGGCCATGGACCGCTCGGATCCCGCCCTCTACCGGACCGCGGACGCGCAGGGCCGCGCCGCGCTCGCCGTGGAAGGACGCCTCTCGGAGGCTCGCTCGCGGCTCGTGCTCGCGGCGAGGGCCGGAGGGATCGTGGTGACGGCGCGCACGGAGGAGCTCCTGGGGGAACGCCTCGATCCGGGAGACACGCTCCTCGTCCTGTCGAACGAGGAGCGATACGAGGTCGAGTGCGACGTTCGCGAGACCGACGTCGGATGGGTCGAGGCCGGAGGGAAGGTCGAGCTCCGGATGAGGGGCAACCCGGGACGCAAGCTCGAGGGAACGGTCGAGCGGGTCTACTCCGTCCCCCGGCGCGGTCCGGAGGGCCGGGCGCGATTCCGCGCGGTGGTGCGGCTCACCGAGCCGGCACCGGACCTTCGTCTCGGCGAAACCGGGATCGCGCGGATCGAGATCGGAAACCAGAACGTGTACGAGCGGATCGGAAACGTCTGGGCCCGCCTCGTTCGCGCGGACTTCTGGCTCTGAGCATGACCCGGCACCCTTCCCGTCCACGCCGAGACCGCTCGTCCAGGGCCCGGACCTCCGGCGACATCCTGGCCGCCGTCACCACGCGCGCGCTCGCGCTCCAGGAGGTCGCGCTCGCGCTCGCCGAGCACGAGACTCCCGAGGAGATGGCCGCGGCGCTGCTGCCCACCGTCGCGGGAGCGGTCGGAGCTCGCGAAGCCGCGCTCCTCGTCTCGGAGCCGGGGGATGCGTTCCGCATGGCGGCGACCCATGGCGTCCCCGGGGATCTTGCCGGAGCGGTCGAGGAGAGCGCGGTGGAGCAGGCGGCCGCGAGCGTGGCGGCGAACACAGGGCATCCTCTCCTGGGCGCGGAGATCGAGCAGGACGAGTCCTTCGTCGAGTGGCGGGAGCGTCAGGCTCCCCCCGAAGGAGAGCCGAGCGAAGGGGACGGCGAGGGATCGGCGGCTGCCGGGGCGCGGCCCTACTTCGAGCTCTACGCGCCGCTTCAGGCCCACGACGCGGTGGTCGGCGTGCTCGCCCTGGGACGGAGGGCCGACGGGCAGGACTTCACCGACGAGGATTTGATCTTCATCGAGCACGTGGGATCCGGCGTGGCCGTGGCGCTGAGCCGGAGCCATCTCGACCTGGAGAACCGGCGGAAGATCGAGATGCTCCGTGCCCTGGCCCGCTTCACCGGCGAGATCACGTCGACGCTGGACCTGAACCGCGTGCTCCACACGGTCGCCAACACGACCGAGGCCGTCATCGATCGCGACCGGGCCCTGGTCGTGCTCGTCGAGGCGGGCGGCCTCAAGGTGCGCGCCGTGAGCGACAAGGTCACCGTCGAGGTGAACGAGGCCGAGGTGCTCGGGGTCCGGGAAGTCCTCGACGTGATCCACCGCCGGAAGGGGCGCCTCCGTGTCACCGTGGAGTCGGTGGCCGACGAGTCATCCGAGGTTCCCGACCGGGAGGTCTTCGCCCGCTACTTCGAGGCGGGGGAGATGCAGTCGATCCTGGTCCTTCCGCTCCAGGACGAAGAGGGCCTCCTGGGCTACCTGGTCCTCGAGTCCCGCGACCCGGCCGGCTTCGGGGACGCGGCCGCCGAGGAGTTCCTGGGAATCCTGAGCGGATCCGTGTCGGTGGCGATCCGGAACGCGGATCTCTACCGCCGCGTGCCGATGGTCGGCTTTCTCGCCCCCATCGCCGGGCAGAGGCGGCGGCTCGCGGCCATGAGCCCGAACCGGCGCCGGATCATCCTCGGAGCCACCGCAGCGGCGACTCTCTTCCTCGTGGCCGTGCCGCTTCCGCGCCACGCCGCGGGACCGGCGCTCGTCCGGCCCTCCGAGGTGCTCCCGGTCGTCGCGCTCGCCCCGGGCATCGTCGAGCAAGTCTACGCTTCGGGAGGGGATGAGGTCGTGGCCGGCGCCCCCATCGCCGCGCTCCGGAACCGGGAGTCGGACGCCCGCCTCGCCGAGGCGGAGGCCGAGCTGTCGATCGCGGAGCGCCGCGCGGCCGAGGCCACGGAACGGCGCGACCCCGCGGAGGCGCGGCGCTGGTCGCTCCAGGCGAAGAACCTCTCCGGGTGGATGAGCTACGCGCGATCCGAGGGAGCCGACCAGCGGCTCGCGGCACCCGTCACGGGCTCCATCCTCACGCCGCGGATCGGCGAGCGCGTCGGAGAGATGATGGAGCGCGGCGACGCGCTCTGCGAGATCGCCCGGCTCGACCCGGTCCACGTCGAGGTCCAGGTCTCCGAGGAGGACATCGGGGATCTCGCGCCGGGTGGAGTCGCGCGCGTGAAGGTGCTCGCGTACCCCGATCGCCAGTTCCGCGGCAAGGTCCTGACCATCGCGCCCGAGGGATCGGGTCCCGCCGGGAAACCTTCTTCGTTCACCGTGACGGTCGAGTGCGCGAATCCCGATCTGGATCTCCTCGCGGGAATGACCGGGCGCGCGAAGGTCGAGGCGGGATGGACCCCCTGGCTCTGGAGCACGCTTCGCCCGCTCGGACGCGCGCTGCGGATGAATTTCTGGTTTTGACATGACAGAAATGAGGAATTTCCGCGGCGCGCACGCCTCGCGATTCCAGGACTCGAAGAGCGGTCGCGCTCGTGGAAGCAAGCGGCGCTCGGGGTTGCGGCCTGCGCGATGCGCCCGCGGCTTCGCGGCACGCCGGTTGCGATAGCGTCGGGATGTCGGCCGGCGTCACGGTGACGCCCGGCTCCCAACGAGGGAGGGTGTCATGGCAGCGAAGAAGATCCAGGCCAAGTCGAAGAGCAAGACCGCCGCGAAGAAGGGTGCCCGCAAGGTTTCGCCGACGACGCCGCGTGGAATGGCGCGCCGGCAGTTCTATACGCCGCCGTCGAGCGAGTAGCCTGACACCCTCGATCGACGAGGACGGGCGGACCCGGCAGTCTCGGGTCCGCCCGATCCTTTTGGAGGACTTCGGGGGCGGACGGCTTGACCGATCGGCTCCATCAACGAGGCAGCTGCCACCGATCGCGCGAGCCGCGGACCTTCCTCAACGCCCTCCTCAAAACTGCGGAAATTCATCGGCGAGAGCGACGCGCTCCCGCGTGGGTTCGAGACGGCGTGCTCGCGCGTCTCAAGAGGTTGCGGCGTTCGATCGGGTGTCTCGCGATCCGGCATGAGACATGCGATGACATCCGGAGCGTCGGTCGGGAGCCACGGTGGCTCCGTCCGCGGACCATCAACGAGGAGGGTACGATGGCTGCGAAGAAGGTGAAGGCCAAGGCGAAGTCGACGAAGGCGAAGAAGGGAACCCGGAAGGTTGCCTCGACCACCCCGCGTGGGATGGCCCGCCGCCAGTTCTATACGCCGCCGTCGTCCGAGTAAGTCACTCCGCTTTCGGTTTCCGAGGCGGGCCCCGGCGAGACCGGAGCCCGCCTCTTCGTCTTTTCCGGGTTCCGGCGTGGGACGCGGAAGCTAGACCGCGTTCCTCCAGCGGCGCTCGACGTAGCTGCGCAGGATCCTGTCCACGTAGTCGTGGTAGGGAGCGGGAAGCTTCGGGATGCGCTTCTCGCAGACCCTCCTCGCGCCGCCGACGTCCCCTTCGGCATCCGCGGCCGCGGCGAGGATCCGCAGGAGCGAGCGGAGTCTCCGGGTGACGACGCCGGTCAGATAGGGCCCTCCGGCGAGCGACCGGGACGCGCGGTCGAGGTCGAAGTCGGCCTCGCAGAACTCGCGCAGGCACTCCCCCTGGAGGTAGTAGGTCAGGGTCGTACGATCGGCGATCGGCGCGTCGAGCGTTCCTTCCTTCGCCTGCGCCTCCTTGAGCGATCGACCCGCGGCCGCAATGTTGAAGCCGTGCCGCCGCAGGTGGGTGACGACCCAGTTGCCCATGCTCCGCTCGCCTCGTTTGGGCTGCGGCACCGCCGTGGCCGTCGCGGGGCGCCGGAAGATCCGCTCCAGGTCGGTCGCGCCGTTTCCGGCGGTCCCTCCGACGGCGAGCGCGGTGATCAGGTTCTGCAGCTCGCGAATGTTGCCGGGATAGTCGTGCTCGAGAAGCCTTCGCTCGAGGGACGAATCGAGGCGCAGCTCGGGGGTCCCCATTTCCTCGGCGGCGATACGCGCGAAGTGGCCGGCGAGGACCGGAATGTCGCCCTTTCGGTCGCGGAGCGGCGGCACATGGAGCGTGAGCACGCTGACCCGGTAGTAGAGATCGCTGCGGAATCGTCCCGCCTCGACTTCTCCCCAGAGATCCCGGTTCGTGGCCGCGACCACGCGGACGTCCACCTGGATCG is a window of Candidatus Eisenbacteria bacterium DNA encoding:
- a CDS encoding efflux RND transporter periplasmic adaptor subunit produces the protein MTRHPSRPRRDRSSRARTSGDILAAVTTRALALQEVALALAEHETPEEMAAALLPTVAGAVGAREAALLVSEPGDAFRMAATHGVPGDLAGAVEESAVEQAAASVAANTGHPLLGAEIEQDESFVEWRERQAPPEGEPSEGDGEGSAAAGARPYFELYAPLQAHDAVVGVLALGRRADGQDFTDEDLIFIEHVGSGVAVALSRSHLDLENRRKIEMLRALARFTGEITSTLDLNRVLHTVANTTEAVIDRDRALVVLVEAGGLKVRAVSDKVTVEVNEAEVLGVREVLDVIHRRKGRLRVTVESVADESSEVPDREVFARYFEAGEMQSILVLPLQDEEGLLGYLVLESRDPAGFGDAAAEEFLGILSGSVSVAIRNADLYRRVPMVGFLAPIAGQRRRLAAMSPNRRRIILGATAAATLFLVAVPLPRHAAGPALVRPSEVLPVVALAPGIVEQVYASGGDEVVAGAPIAALRNRESDARLAEAEAELSIAERRAAEATERRDPAEARRWSLQAKNLSGWMSYARSEGADQRLAAPVTGSILTPRIGERVGEMMERGDALCEIARLDPVHVEVQVSEEDIGDLAPGGVARVKVLAYPDRQFRGKVLTIAPEGSGPAGKPSSFTVTVECANPDLDLLAGMTGRAKVEAGWTPWLWSTLRPLGRALRMNFWF
- a CDS encoding HlyD family efflux transporter periplasmic adaptor subunit, whose protein sequence is MKGHPKLRDGLVIRKVAEGDDVAYTVCDAARNQYFRIDPYTRLVAAHLDGRRSLAEVSRLCQDEMPHNDLSLPVVEEAVHDLDAIGLLEDPYRKNLLLLERAKASRPRLMDFFHNMLNWQVGIWDPDPFLNRTVDRVRWLFHPALALAVTAGLLWSLWLVFVNRHRVSFDPTHLLGIGDGGSALGGILMLLLILTVVGAVHEFGHAYACKHFGGPVHRMGFMLMYFGPCFFVDVSHSMLFENRWHRIWVAMGGIYFESFITIIAAVLWAVTPPELYLNDLSYRVMMMGLVMGVLLNLNPLLKFDGYYVLSDLLQISQLREQALPYVRNVVKGWFRRDAAPTERVVGIRRRRAYLIYGLLTFAYSYVVIVCFFEWLRVTLVGAWAETGFFLTACMVALFVRKPVTNGVMKAAEAARRPTPRFLPWAIGIAAILVLALFVRTPAHVSAEARYTSSEREAIRAEEPGRVAAVLVREGDRVFPLQAVAVLENDSVVAAWQGALVRSRESAMALGQAMDRSDPALYRTADAQGRAALAVEGRLSEARSRLVLAARAGGIVVTARTEELLGERLDPGDTLLVLSNEERYEVECDVRETDVGWVEAGGKVELRMRGNPGRKLEGTVERVYSVPRRGPEGRARFRAVVRLTEPAPDLRLGETGIARIEIGNQNVYERIGNVWARLVRADFWL
- a CDS encoding efflux RND transporter periplasmic adaptor subunit, with amino-acid sequence MSASPAGKASRACARGTALALLALLALLGSGCSGKDASVPAASAGGAGAAGARSAGSVAKVHVAPARPAQGNETSFQTFLEAEREAELVAETDGEIVALRVREGQRVREGDTLLVIDDRDERLALRRDQAELAWSRSQVERTQRLSKDGHVSVTEVEQAKLQLDKAEAAVGISQVALSRCAVRAPIAGLVWMVRAEPHHRVSVGQPLLRVTNPDRLRASAYLPASMRGRVRAGSRVRLEPARGGEAIEAEVSRVDPLTDPASGTFKAVARFRRLPSHPEAGSEVRFVVPGPADEAALLLPMNTILLADGDSTWVWRCDGDRVRRSPVLLGPTRRDGFEIVSGLPSGARVVTGSDRPLRDGAVVEVVDAR